In a single window of the uncultured Dysgonomonas sp. genome:
- a CDS encoding alkaline phosphatase: protein MKKVSVSLLLFFVFSITVFAQQQYRRPVKPTKNVIVMIPDGTSIGVVSAARWYQIYNKLGGENLAIDPYLCGTVKTFSSNAPIGDSAPTTSCYMTGMPQRTGNVSIYPVADPANDLIPVDPTMAYQPLPTLLEAAKYQQNKATGLVVTVEFPHATPADCSAHYYARGKYEYIASQMAYQNLDVMFGGGNSILTNDIKQHFKNTGTTLIQDDVKAFRSFNGKEKVWALFNERELPYDLDRDPEIIPSLQEMTQKALDRLSQNENGFFLMVEGSKVDWSAHGNDAVGCITEYLAFDKAVATVMDFAKKNGETTVIVLPDHGNSGFTIGRRDLKSYDKATLDDLFKNVSKFKKTGEGLERILLKSKPEDFKAIFKEYTDIDLNEEELNLLLSSKNYKEADYMKVSNSVNMGSSIINIMDSHTYFGFTTGGHTGEEVFLAAYHPSGDIPVGMNTNVEINQYLCAALGLKTSLPEMREEIFAKHTDVFKGMDYTIDKSADFPVLKVKKGNVTLSVPAFKSVVYLNNQPIALPSVVVYIDKNDTFYLPKSLAAKL from the coding sequence ATGAAAAAAGTAAGTGTGAGCTTATTGCTCTTCTTTGTATTTTCGATAACTGTTTTTGCCCAGCAACAGTATCGAAGACCTGTAAAACCGACAAAGAATGTCATAGTAATGATACCGGATGGAACATCTATCGGAGTTGTTTCTGCTGCACGCTGGTATCAGATTTATAATAAGCTGGGCGGTGAAAATCTTGCTATCGATCCTTATCTGTGCGGAACAGTGAAAACATTTTCGTCCAATGCTCCGATAGGAGACTCTGCCCCGACTACCTCGTGCTATATGACAGGGATGCCGCAACGTACAGGCAATGTTTCTATTTATCCGGTTGCCGATCCGGCGAATGATCTTATACCTGTAGATCCGACTATGGCCTACCAGCCTTTGCCTACGCTATTAGAAGCAGCTAAATACCAACAGAATAAAGCAACTGGACTAGTGGTGACAGTAGAATTTCCGCATGCTACCCCTGCTGATTGCTCGGCACATTATTATGCACGTGGCAAATATGAATATATAGCGTCCCAAATGGCATACCAGAATCTGGATGTAATGTTTGGAGGAGGAAATTCGATATTGACAAATGATATTAAACAGCATTTCAAAAATACTGGCACCACGCTGATTCAGGATGATGTCAAAGCTTTCAGATCTTTTAATGGAAAAGAAAAAGTATGGGCATTATTCAATGAAAGAGAATTACCATACGATCTGGACAGGGATCCTGAAATAATTCCATCGCTACAGGAGATGACCCAAAAAGCATTAGACAGGCTGTCTCAGAACGAAAACGGATTTTTCCTGATGGTAGAGGGTAGCAAAGTAGACTGGTCGGCACATGGTAATGATGCCGTGGGATGTATTACAGAATACCTGGCCTTTGATAAAGCAGTAGCTACAGTAATGGACTTTGCGAAGAAAAATGGTGAAACAACAGTTATAGTACTTCCCGATCATGGAAACAGTGGATTCACTATCGGTCGCAGAGACTTGAAAAGCTATGATAAAGCAACCCTTGATGACTTGTTTAAGAATGTATCGAAATTCAAGAAGACTGGCGAAGGATTAGAAAGGATCTTGCTGAAGTCTAAACCGGAAGATTTTAAAGCGATATTCAAAGAATACACAGATATTGATCTGAACGAGGAAGAGTTAAATCTGTTGTTGAGTTCAAAGAACTATAAAGAAGCAGATTATATGAAGGTCAGCAACAGCGTAAATATGGGTTCCAGCATTATTAACATTATGGATTCACATACTTACTTTGGCTTTACTACCGGAGGACACACCGGAGAAGAAGTATTCCTAGCTGCCTATCATCCCAGTGGTGATATACCTGTAGGTATGAATACAAATGTAGAGATCAATCAGTATCTATGTGCTGCACTGGGATTGAAAACTTCTTTACCTGAAATGAGAGAAGAGATATTTGCAAAACATACAGATGTGTTTAAAGGCATGGACTATACAATAGATAAATCTGCTGATTTTCCTGTATTGAAAGTAAAGAAAGGGAATGTGACTCTATCTGTTCCCGCCTTCAAATCGGTAGTGTACTTAAATAATCAGCCTATTGCACTGCCTTCCGTAGTAGTCTATATAGATAAGAATGATACATTTTATCTGCCGAAGAGTCTAGCCGCAAAGTTATAA
- a CDS encoding FAD:protein FMN transferase codes for MELLYKAQTRFLFHAHIKIKVSAFYEDDIFDELYAVLENVNKKYNSYQPDSYIDRINKHAGHFVEVDDETVKILERIISFSAYFDGTYDITIMPLLRLWGFYKDRQRGIPSSEELIAAKKLIDYRRIEIEGNRVRIAEGQEIITGSFIKAFAVDKLVEKMANIGITDAIINAGGSTIRAINNESHPAWQVIARNPDDEQLLFNLDISNQCFSTSSQDKTFVNIEGIKYGHILNPKTGFPSTTKQIGIISDSCMVGDILSTALFNETAEGFLQKADILAPYFTFEGFIIDENNRMTCTKGFDALTHHL; via the coding sequence ATGGAGTTATTATACAAGGCACAGACGCGTTTCCTGTTTCATGCTCATATAAAAATTAAAGTATCAGCATTTTATGAAGATGATATTTTTGATGAATTGTATGCTGTTTTGGAGAATGTAAACAAAAAGTATAATTCCTATCAGCCGGATTCGTATATTGACCGGATAAATAAACATGCAGGACACTTTGTTGAGGTTGACGATGAAACGGTTAAGATATTAGAGCGGATTATCAGCTTTTCCGCCTATTTCGATGGTACATACGATATTACTATCATGCCGCTGCTTCGTCTATGGGGTTTCTACAAGGATAGACAACGAGGAATACCCTCTTCTGAGGAACTCATAGCGGCAAAGAAACTAATTGATTACCGCAGAATTGAAATAGAAGGAAACCGTGTCAGGATAGCAGAAGGTCAGGAGATTATCACAGGTTCGTTTATCAAGGCTTTTGCAGTTGACAAACTTGTGGAAAAGATGGCCAATATTGGTATTACGGATGCTATTATCAATGCAGGAGGAAGTACTATACGGGCAATCAATAACGAATCGCATCCGGCTTGGCAGGTAATAGCAAGAAACCCTGATGATGAGCAACTGCTTTTTAACTTGGATATCAGTAACCAATGCTTCTCAACTTCATCCCAAGACAAGACTTTTGTGAATATAGAAGGGATAAAGTACGGACATATATTGAATCCTAAAACTGGATTTCCATCCACCACTAAACAAATTGGTATAATAAGCGATAGTTGCATGGTTGGAGACATACTCTCCACCGCATTGTTTAATGAAACGGCGGAAGGATTTCTGCAAAAAGCAGATATCCTGGCTCCCTATTTCACGTTTGAAGGCTTCATTATAGATGAGAATAACAGGATGACCTGTACTAAAGGATTTGATGCTTTAACTCATCATTTATAA
- the rsxC gene encoding electron transport complex subunit RsxC, producing the protein MMHIFSMKSKTKKLKIQPLEDAPLLYIPLLRSYGSMPEPVVNVGDKVKKYQLIARSINHMPANMHSPVSGIVTDIKEALQADGFMATTVVISNDFEEAEVELSKDDTDPYTPEQLIELIEAAGIVGEGGAQFPTSLKYRLEGHKINTFIINGTECEPYLTADYALMAERTEELFKGIGIANRILQADDTVITIEEQNKELLKIFSPLLQKAEYKNFRVVVLPNEYPQGGELQLIRSVTGIEMPRSQRPRDIGVIVSNVGTICAIYDAVVNRHPVISRTITISGEESLNEGNFEVKIGTPVGHFISLLGLSVTNKTVVLGGPMMGRGITDWNVPVSKGSSGVLFFRKEKIKRSNCISCGYCVDVCPMHLMPMKFEENFRRGKYFNLEKYSISSCIECAACEYICPSNVPLIESIKEGKIKLKQLADAIR; encoded by the coding sequence ATGATGCATATTTTTTCGATGAAGAGTAAGACTAAGAAGCTGAAGATTCAGCCTCTCGAAGATGCCCCCCTTCTTTACATTCCTTTGCTCAGATCCTATGGCAGTATGCCCGAACCGGTTGTGAATGTAGGCGACAAGGTAAAGAAATACCAATTGATAGCACGGAGTATAAACCATATGCCGGCTAATATGCATTCTCCCGTTTCGGGTATAGTGACCGATATAAAGGAAGCTTTGCAGGCTGACGGTTTTATGGCGACTACAGTTGTGATAAGTAACGATTTTGAGGAGGCAGAGGTAGAACTGTCCAAAGATGATACTGATCCATATACCCCTGAGCAACTAATAGAACTGATAGAAGCAGCCGGAATAGTCGGCGAGGGTGGAGCTCAATTTCCTACGTCACTAAAATATAGGCTTGAAGGCCATAAAATAAATACGTTTATTATTAACGGAACAGAATGCGAACCGTACCTGACGGCCGATTATGCTTTGATGGCAGAACGTACAGAAGAACTATTCAAAGGGATTGGCATAGCAAACAGAATACTTCAGGCAGATGATACTGTCATCACTATCGAAGAACAGAATAAGGAACTTCTGAAGATATTCAGTCCACTTCTTCAAAAGGCCGAATATAAGAACTTCCGTGTTGTAGTGCTCCCTAATGAATATCCTCAAGGTGGTGAGCTCCAGCTTATCCGGTCAGTAACAGGCATTGAGATGCCCCGTTCTCAGCGTCCCCGCGATATAGGAGTTATTGTTAGTAATGTAGGGACTATTTGTGCCATATATGATGCAGTGGTAAACCGCCATCCGGTAATCAGCCGGACAATAACCATATCGGGAGAGGAATCACTCAACGAGGGTAATTTTGAAGTTAAGATCGGTACACCTGTCGGTCATTTTATAAGCCTGCTTGGCCTGTCGGTCACCAATAAAACAGTTGTATTGGGGGGCCCTATGATGGGACGGGGTATTACCGACTGGAATGTACCTGTATCGAAAGGCTCATCCGGAGTACTGTTTTTCCGTAAAGAGAAAATTAAACGAAGCAATTGTATATCTTGTGGCTATTGCGTCGATGTATGCCCTATGCATTTGATGCCGATGAAGTTTGAAGAGAATTTTCGTAGGGGAAAATACTTCAATCTCGAAAAATATAGTATCAGCAGCTGTATAGAATGCGCTGCTTGCGAATACATTTGTCCGAGTAATGTGCCCTTGATTGAAAGTATAAAGGAGGGAAAAATCAAATTAAAACAACTGGCAGATGCAATACGATAA
- a CDS encoding RnfABCDGE type electron transport complex subunit D, producing the protein MQYDKMIYAPFVRKDVSTSKIMTDVIISLLPCIAISYLAFGFVPLMVILVAVGSALVTEFIFSAIFFKQTDSVADGSAIITGILLSFTIAPFTPLYVVAFGGAMAVLFGKLLWGGMGRNVFNPALVGREFMAIFFPAVMTSRSIWYDKTAVNIPELNLIGDKFFDQLIYKASGAIGEYSVLLLVAGGIFLLVRRRISWHIPTALLVAFTILLLTFSTFTSYSIQFSLGGLLLGAIFMATDMPSSASTKYGKLYYGAMIGIVAIICILNDVKYEYMSYSILLLNAFVNPVNWVFRPKVWGEKLDVYTRLWQALSVTAAILIATFAVIYLHHLGAIMYLIFVFILYCVVRFIAKDMRQDTVNS; encoded by the coding sequence ATGCAATACGATAAAATGATATACGCTCCTTTTGTAAGGAAAGATGTAAGTACCAGTAAAATAATGACCGATGTCATTATCTCTTTACTTCCCTGTATAGCCATATCATATCTGGCTTTCGGCTTTGTTCCGTTGATGGTGATACTCGTAGCGGTGGGCAGTGCATTGGTAACCGAATTTATCTTTTCCGCTATCTTTTTCAAACAGACTGATTCTGTCGCCGATGGCTCAGCCATTATAACGGGCATTCTGTTATCGTTTACCATAGCACCTTTTACGCCTCTGTATGTTGTTGCGTTCGGCGGAGCCATGGCTGTACTATTCGGGAAACTTCTTTGGGGCGGAATGGGACGCAATGTATTTAATCCGGCATTGGTTGGTCGCGAATTTATGGCAATATTCTTTCCTGCAGTAATGACTTCCCGTAGCATATGGTATGATAAAACAGCTGTGAATATACCCGAACTCAATCTTATCGGAGATAAGTTTTTCGACCAGTTGATATATAAAGCATCCGGGGCAATAGGAGAATACTCTGTTTTGCTGTTAGTCGCAGGAGGAATATTTCTTTTGGTACGCCGCAGGATTTCGTGGCATATACCTACTGCTTTACTAGTTGCATTCACCATTTTATTATTAACATTCTCCACCTTTACTTCATATAGTATACAGTTTTCGCTGGGAGGTCTTTTATTGGGCGCCATCTTTATGGCTACCGATATGCCATCAAGCGCCTCTACAAAGTATGGGAAACTTTACTATGGTGCAATGATAGGTATTGTAGCCATTATTTGTATTCTCAATGATGTGAAATACGAATATATGTCTTACTCGATTCTTCTGCTCAATGCTTTTGTAAATCCTGTCAATTGGGTATTCCGCCCAAAAGTGTGGGGTGAGAAGCTGGATGTATATACTCGTCTGTGGCAGGCATTATCCGTTACAGCTGCCATCCTGATTGCGACATTTGCTGTAATATACCTACACCATTTAGGGGCTATTATGTATCTGATATTTGTCTTTATCCTATATTGCGTGGTTAGATTCATTGCTAAGGATATGAGGCAGGATACTGTTAATAGCTAA
- the surE gene encoding 5'/3'-nucleotidase SurE, translating to MENKKPLILITNDDGYQAKGINELIESVKGLGEIIVVAPDGPRSGMSSAITSLQPLRAHLIKDEADLKIYSCTGTPVDCVKLGITELTERQPDIVLSGINHGSNAAVAVLYSGTMGAAMEGAVFKIPSIGFSLLDHDHHADFSACHKYTRMLTSQVLKDGLPTGTCLNVNIPKGHGIKGLKICRQTSGKWTNEFVLSKDGANKQIYWLAGEFTNDEPYDENTDEWALVHNYVAVVPVKVDMTNHDYLEPIKAWENLI from the coding sequence ATGGAGAATAAGAAGCCTCTGATACTGATAACAAATGATGACGGGTATCAGGCTAAAGGTATAAATGAATTGATAGAGAGCGTAAAAGGATTAGGTGAAATAATAGTAGTAGCTCCGGACGGCCCCCGTTCGGGAATGTCGAGCGCAATAACATCATTGCAACCATTGCGCGCACATTTAATCAAAGACGAAGCAGATCTGAAGATATACAGTTGTACCGGAACTCCTGTCGATTGTGTGAAATTGGGTATAACCGAACTGACCGAACGTCAACCCGACATTGTACTTTCAGGAATCAATCATGGTTCGAATGCAGCTGTTGCCGTACTATACTCAGGAACGATGGGTGCTGCAATGGAAGGTGCTGTATTTAAAATACCATCTATCGGCTTTTCGCTCTTGGACCATGACCATCATGCAGACTTCTCTGCCTGCCATAAGTATACACGCATGCTTACATCTCAGGTACTAAAGGACGGATTACCGACGGGAACATGCCTTAATGTAAATATACCGAAAGGACATGGCATAAAAGGCCTGAAAATATGCCGTCAGACATCAGGAAAATGGACGAATGAATTTGTTCTGTCGAAAGATGGCGCTAACAAGCAAATATATTGGCTCGCCGGGGAATTTACCAATGATGAGCCATATGATGAAAATACAGATGAATGGGCATTAGTCCACAATTATGTTGCGGTTGTTCCCGTAAAAGTGGATATGACAAACCATGATTACCTGGAACCAATAAAGGCATGGGAGAATTTAATTTAG
- the lpxB gene encoding lipid-A-disaccharide synthase produces the protein MKYFLVAGEASGDLHGSNLMAALKEQDANAEFCFLGGDLMQAQGGRLVKHYREMAFMGFIPVLLNLRTILRNMKMCNEEIIRFQPDVLILIDYPGFNLKVAKYIKTHTQIPVYYYISPKVWAWKEYRVKSFKKYVDEMLSILPFEVDFYKKHNYHIDYVGNPVVDAVANFREENKDDTREKFISENKLDNKPIIALLAGSRQQEIKDNLPAMLESIERFTDYQPIIAGAPAIEADYYKKYIGDKPCKIVFGQTYRLLEYAEAALVTSGTATLETALFRVPQVVCYETPIPHVVYWVFKNVLHTKYISLVNLIADKTVVQELFAKFFSVEAIRNETDRLLNDIPYRDKMLSEYDEVINILGKPGASGHAATIIIDKLKKGN, from the coding sequence ATGAAATATTTTCTTGTAGCGGGAGAAGCCTCCGGCGACCTGCACGGGTCGAATCTGATGGCTGCATTGAAAGAGCAGGATGCAAATGCAGAGTTCTGTTTTCTGGGTGGTGACCTCATGCAGGCACAGGGAGGCAGACTGGTAAAGCATTATAGAGAAATGGCCTTTATGGGCTTTATACCTGTATTGCTTAATCTCAGGACGATTCTGCGCAACATGAAAATGTGCAATGAGGAAATTATCAGGTTTCAGCCGGATGTACTTATACTTATAGATTATCCGGGCTTTAACCTTAAAGTCGCCAAATATATAAAGACACATACACAGATACCTGTCTATTATTACATCTCGCCTAAAGTCTGGGCATGGAAAGAATACAGGGTAAAATCATTCAAAAAGTATGTGGATGAAATGTTGTCGATCCTTCCATTCGAAGTGGATTTTTACAAAAAGCATAACTATCACATCGACTATGTAGGCAATCCTGTAGTAGATGCAGTAGCAAATTTCAGAGAAGAAAACAAAGATGACACGCGGGAAAAATTTATCTCAGAAAACAAACTGGATAATAAACCTATTATTGCACTGTTAGCAGGAAGCCGCCAACAAGAGATAAAAGACAACCTGCCGGCTATGCTGGAATCGATAGAAAGATTCACGGATTACCAACCCATCATAGCCGGAGCTCCTGCAATAGAAGCAGATTACTATAAGAAATACATTGGAGATAAGCCCTGTAAGATCGTTTTCGGGCAAACATACCGTTTACTCGAATACGCAGAAGCAGCTCTAGTCACCTCAGGTACAGCGACACTGGAGACGGCCTTGTTCCGGGTTCCGCAGGTTGTATGTTACGAAACCCCGATACCTCATGTCGTATACTGGGTATTTAAGAACGTACTTCACACAAAATATATTTCGCTTGTGAATCTGATTGCCGACAAAACAGTAGTACAGGAATTGTTCGCCAAATTCTTTTCGGTCGAGGCTATAAGAAATGAAACTGACAGGCTATTGAATGACATTCCTTATCGGGACAAGATGTTATCGGAATATGATGAAGTAATAAATATACTGGGTAAGCCGGGCGCATCCGGACACGCAGCGACGATTATTATAGATAAATTGAAAAAGGGGAACTAA
- a CDS encoding DUF1080 domain-containing protein, producing MNKIFNVVALTLLFVTSFSGQAKAQEVEKLFNGTDLSNWNFVLDKNSIPAEKVFYVKDGLIHITGEPLGYMYTKQKYGDYHLHAEWRWPEGVASNSGIFLLIEKPENPFPNGIECQLKAGNAGDFVLLNGSDLAEYKNPESGRPKFPVIAKAKASTEKVPGEWNCADVYCRNGVITIYINGAFQNKGTNKIKEGYIGLQSEGKDVEFRNVTLTPLP from the coding sequence ATGAATAAGATTTTTAATGTAGTAGCGCTGACTCTTTTGTTTGTAACATCGTTCTCCGGGCAGGCGAAAGCTCAGGAAGTGGAAAAGCTGTTTAATGGAACAGACTTATCTAATTGGAATTTTGTGCTGGATAAGAATAGTATACCGGCAGAAAAGGTATTTTATGTAAAGGATGGTTTGATTCACATTACAGGTGAGCCACTTGGATATATGTATACTAAGCAGAAATACGGCGACTATCATTTACATGCAGAATGGCGTTGGCCTGAAGGTGTAGCATCGAATAGCGGTATTTTCTTATTGATAGAAAAACCGGAGAATCCTTTTCCAAACGGTATAGAATGTCAGTTGAAAGCCGGAAACGCAGGTGATTTTGTATTACTCAACGGTTCCGATCTGGCTGAATACAAGAATCCTGAAAGCGGACGTCCTAAATTTCCGGTAATAGCGAAGGCTAAGGCTTCGACGGAAAAAGTTCCCGGAGAATGGAATTGTGCTGATGTATACTGCCGCAACGGAGTAATTACGATATATATAAACGGTGCCTTCCAGAATAAGGGTACAAATAAAATCAAGGAAGGTTACATCGGTTTACAGAGCGAAGGCAAAGATGTTGAGTTTAGGAACGTGACATTAACACCATTGCCTTAA
- a CDS encoding DUF6051 family protein encodes MTKMKYIDLFNHLKKIENYTDSEIEIDSHLVMRNFTFESNYRFILPGGLGNNDDYEYIPSIPEDYEPDVIQQMLNKKDAEIMENIKFRYHMIMPKNEQKAKGIIFMFHGFNEKYWNKYLPWAKYIAEKTGKSIVMFPIAFHMNRAPATWSNSREMYHVSEQRKQRHPDVICSSLSNVAISTRLHNKPQRFLWSGLQTYYDVIDFVEAFKEGLHPAIEKDASIDFFSYSIGTFLGEILMMSNKDGHFAKSKYATFCGGAVFNRLSPVSKFILDSEANVSLYSYVVEHLESHMKRDEVLRHYMHTHPEGNNFRSMLNYRSQTIARENRFREMSHQFYAITLAKDEVVPAYEVINTLQGSDRDIPIRIETLDYPYKYIHEDPFPALPRIADEVDKQFRLTFDKISDFLK; translated from the coding sequence ATGACTAAAATGAAATATATAGACCTTTTTAATCATCTTAAAAAAATAGAGAATTATACCGATAGCGAGATTGAAATTGATAGTCATCTTGTTATGCGTAATTTTACTTTCGAATCGAATTATCGTTTTATCCTTCCCGGGGGACTTGGCAATAATGACGACTATGAGTATATTCCAAGTATACCAGAAGATTATGAGCCTGACGTTATTCAGCAAATGCTGAATAAGAAGGATGCGGAGATTATGGAAAATATAAAGTTCCGCTATCATATGATAATGCCAAAGAATGAGCAGAAGGCCAAAGGTATTATCTTTATGTTTCATGGTTTTAATGAAAAATACTGGAATAAATATTTGCCCTGGGCAAAATATATAGCGGAGAAAACAGGTAAATCCATAGTGATGTTCCCTATAGCTTTTCATATGAACCGTGCGCCTGCCACATGGAGTAACTCACGGGAGATGTATCATGTGAGCGAACAACGTAAGCAACGTCACCCTGATGTTATCTGTTCCAGCCTGTCTAATGTCGCTATCAGTACCCGTTTGCATAACAAGCCACAGCGGTTTCTGTGGTCGGGGCTGCAAACATATTATGATGTAATTGATTTTGTCGAAGCTTTTAAAGAGGGACTGCACCCGGCAATAGAAAAGGATGCTTCAATTGATTTTTTCTCTTACTCTATTGGTACATTCCTCGGCGAGATACTAATGATGAGCAATAAGGATGGACACTTTGCGAAATCAAAATACGCGACCTTCTGTGGGGGGGCTGTATTTAATAGGTTATCGCCCGTATCGAAGTTTATTCTCGATAGCGAAGCCAATGTAAGCCTATACTCTTATGTGGTGGAGCATCTTGAAAGTCATATGAAACGCGACGAAGTACTTCGCCATTATATGCATACCCATCCCGAGGGAAATAATTTCAGAAGCATGCTCAACTACCGGTCACAAACGATAGCCAGAGAAAACCGCTTCCGAGAAATGAGCCATCAATTCTATGCTATTACATTAGCTAAAGATGAAGTTGTGCCTGCATATGAGGTTATTAATACATTGCAGGGTTCGGACAGGGATATTCCTATCAGGATAGAGACGTTGGATTATCCATATAAATATATCCATGAAGACCCATTCCCGGCACTTCCGAGGATTGCCGATGAGGTGGATAAGCAGTTCCGTTTAACTTTCGATAAAATAAGTGATTTCTTAAAATAA
- a CDS encoding DUF2851 family protein, producing MEDILHYIWKFRLFQKGLKTTTGQPVEVIDVGLPNTNEGPDFFNAKIKIGDKIWAGNVEIHKSSDQWVKHKHDVNKNYNSVILHIVEKANCEVYNESGQPVMQCEITYPKHILENYDFLIHSNTDIPCCNYIGSMSSFHLNSWMNTLLIERLERKSKHIQELLERYNNSWEDVFYVILSRNFGFGLNSDSFERLALSLPLKYIRKQGDNLIQIEALLFGQSGMLDNLKVNDDYYSLLQKEYAFLKNKYELNPLESYVFKSLRTRPTAFPQIRIAQLAALLHNSHGLFSKITACDDMGRIRLMFHVNASEYWQTHYAFGVSSERKVKYLGDASLDIILINTVAPILFFYGRTIDSEIHCERALRFLEILKPERNSITKHFERLKMPLNNAADSQAMIQLKHEYCEPRKCLFCRVGHQLLTS from the coding sequence ATGGAAGATATACTACATTACATATGGAAATTCAGGCTTTTTCAGAAAGGACTGAAAACTACTACAGGTCAGCCAGTAGAAGTGATTGATGTTGGTCTGCCTAACACAAATGAAGGTCCCGATTTCTTTAATGCTAAGATTAAGATAGGAGATAAGATTTGGGCCGGTAATGTAGAGATCCATAAATCGTCGGATCAATGGGTGAAGCATAAGCATGATGTAAATAAGAACTATAATTCTGTTATACTTCATATTGTAGAAAAAGCTAATTGTGAGGTGTATAACGAATCGGGGCAACCGGTTATGCAATGCGAAATAACTTATCCGAAACATATATTGGAGAATTATGATTTCCTCATTCATTCCAATACTGATATTCCTTGCTGCAATTATATTGGCTCCATGTCATCTTTTCATCTCAATTCGTGGATGAATACGTTGTTGATAGAACGTTTGGAACGAAAATCAAAACATATACAGGAATTACTCGAGCGATATAATAACTCGTGGGAAGATGTATTTTATGTAATTCTTTCGCGTAATTTCGGGTTTGGATTAAATTCCGATTCTTTCGAGAGATTAGCACTGAGCCTGCCATTGAAATATATCCGGAAGCAGGGTGATAACCTTATTCAGATAGAAGCTTTGTTGTTTGGGCAGTCAGGCATGCTGGACAATCTTAAAGTAAATGACGATTATTATTCTTTATTACAAAAAGAATATGCTTTCCTGAAAAATAAATATGAACTGAACCCGTTAGAATCTTATGTATTCAAAAGTTTAAGAACGCGGCCAACTGCTTTTCCTCAGATTCGGATAGCCCAGTTAGCGGCTTTATTACATAATTCACATGGATTATTTTCTAAAATTACAGCCTGCGATGATATGGGACGCATCAGGTTGATGTTTCATGTAAACGCTTCTGAATATTGGCAGACGCATTATGCATTCGGAGTTTCATCCGAACGAAAGGTAAAATACCTTGGAGATGCCTCTCTCGACATTATACTTATAAATACGGTAGCTCCGATTCTATTTTTTTATGGGAGGACTATCGATAGTGAAATACATTGCGAGCGGGCACTTCGTTTTCTTGAGATATTGAAGCCGGAGAGAAATTCGATAACGAAACATTTCGAAAGACTGAAAATGCCATTGAATAATGCTGCCGATTCGCAGGCTATGATTCAACTCAAGCACGAGTATTGCGAGCCCAGGAAATGTTTATTTTGTAGGGTGGGACATCAACTATTAACCAGTTAA
- the recO gene encoding DNA repair protein RecO, with the protein MLHKTRGVVLNTINYNDKYVLAQVFTESFGRVTYMVSKVRGKSSKVPKSLFSPLAILDMEVEHQASRDIQRIREARADMYLYDISGDLGKTSMAFFLSEFLTRVLKDANDSRLLFSFLEQSVQILEMTDKSISNFHLVFMLKLSHFLGFYPNLEEYRENSLFDMMNGEFVLYQPLHKHFLNRTDSKSLSLLARISYENMHHFVFSRQDRINIINKVLEYYRLHLYDFPGLKSLDVLHELF; encoded by the coding sequence GTGCTTCATAAAACAAGAGGGGTCGTCCTCAACACCATTAATTATAACGATAAATACGTTCTTGCCCAGGTTTTTACTGAATCATTCGGGCGGGTAACTTATATGGTGTCGAAAGTCAGAGGAAAGAGTTCGAAAGTGCCTAAATCTTTATTCTCGCCGCTTGCCATCCTCGATATGGAAGTAGAGCACCAGGCTTCCCGTGATATACAACGAATACGCGAAGCCCGTGCAGATATGTATTTGTATGATATATCAGGTGATTTGGGCAAGACATCCATGGCTTTTTTCCTTTCCGAATTTCTTACCAGGGTCTTGAAGGATGCAAACGATAGCCGCCTGCTATTTAGCTTTCTGGAACAATCGGTACAGATTTTGGAAATGACAGATAAGAGCATTTCTAATTTCCATTTGGTATTCATGCTTAAACTCAGTCATTTTTTAGGCTTTTACCCTAATTTGGAGGAATACAGGGAGAATAGCCTGTTTGATATGATGAATGGAGAATTTGTGCTCTATCAGCCTTTGCATAAACACTTTCTGAACAGGACAGACAGTAAATCTCTTTCGTTATTAGCTCGTATCTCATATGAAAATATGCATCATTTTGTCTTTTCACGTCAAGATAGGATAAATATAATAAATAAGGTGCTGGAGTACTATCGCTTACATCTTTACGATTTTCCCGGCTTGAAATCGTTGGATGTATTGCATGAATTGTTTTAA